In Micromonospora purpureochromogenes, a single window of DNA contains:
- a CDS encoding FtsX-like permease family protein, whose protein sequence is MKLVWRRAREARGLLLAAAVAALVAVALVTGLSDYNQRAVDAGQRAMLAAAPAAERSLLISGSGGRDATEAAGRDRTVRDRFAGGLGGARVTVSGARHGTGRELTGDLGAARTDDPVFADLATLDGLAAHAELVGGDWPTAGANPTQVTVPERVAGALRLTPGARVPMTDRSSGRAADVVVAGIFRPRDPAAAYWQLAPGVNGTGGGDSGSYGPFALDPADFARTFPGSTSISWVIEPDLRSVAPSRLPEVKEAVAVAAVEVPEKAGLGSSAQSLTGLDRLIDRLGRADLVGRSALLTPLLLIVVLGGYALVLVAALLNEDRRAQTALLRARGAARGQLANLAVREATLVVLPAALLAPPLAGAALRGISGGESPGGLRLDSGGAGGVWAVAVAAAVGCLLAMVLPALRRAGSYVADMAARSRPTRAATVQRAGVDLALVLLALLAWTQLRQYSSPLAGAAGRLGIDPLLAVAPTLGVLAGAVLALRLLPPATRVAERFVDRRPWTATMFGMWQAGRRPHAGPVLLLALAVGGSTLAWSLVSTWERSHTDQADHTVGADLRVVERGGAAPVDRSAGLAAVPGTERVLPAWRDEVRLGRGDLPTTVLALDAAAAPDVALIADRLAEQPPNELLGRLARDRGAPAGVPLPADARQLTGTLRTPVREPVIGQRIQVSVLLTRADGLALALPLATTDSLVDRPVPFAVDLPAGAAWRVAGFQADAGDAAARGYGLRVDGLRVTDAAGSAQPVALTGEWSMVDAVGEAPVATSAVTPGGVDADYTITLTEGGRFARQPTVRFAVVPAGPNTPVPALVTPQVLTALNVRPGDVVPLALSGASVPVRVVGELDAVPGAVEAGGAMLIDLPAATDWLVRQRATVRPVPEWWLRTDAGQHAAAAAAIRELPGVTVLDRRAAAAEAARDPYWRGARTGLLAAALGSVLLALVGLAVDVWATARHRLGEFAVLHTLGAGPPLLARALLAEQTFLAGIGVAVGLLVGAGVGATMAPLVILTPSAGRPVPEAAFTLPWTPIGLTALGLLLAALAFSAVLTTGIRQRVAAARLRIGGER, encoded by the coding sequence ATGAAGCTGGTGTGGAGGCGGGCCCGCGAGGCGCGGGGCCTGCTGCTGGCGGCGGCGGTCGCCGCGTTGGTCGCCGTCGCGCTGGTCACCGGGTTGTCCGACTACAACCAGCGGGCGGTCGACGCGGGGCAGCGGGCGATGCTGGCGGCGGCGCCCGCCGCCGAGCGCAGCCTGCTGATCAGCGGCTCCGGTGGCCGGGACGCCACCGAGGCCGCCGGCCGGGACCGGACGGTCCGCGACCGGTTCGCCGGCGGGCTGGGTGGGGCCAGGGTCACCGTGTCCGGCGCCCGCCACGGCACCGGCCGGGAGTTGACCGGCGACCTCGGCGCCGCCCGCACCGACGACCCGGTCTTCGCCGACCTGGCCACCCTCGACGGCCTCGCCGCGCACGCCGAGCTGGTCGGCGGCGACTGGCCCACCGCCGGGGCGAACCCGACCCAGGTCACCGTGCCCGAGCGGGTCGCCGGCGCGCTGCGGCTCACCCCCGGCGCCCGGGTGCCGATGACCGACCGCAGCTCCGGACGGGCCGCCGACGTGGTGGTCGCCGGGATCTTCCGCCCCCGCGACCCGGCCGCCGCGTACTGGCAGCTCGCGCCGGGGGTGAACGGCACCGGCGGCGGCGACAGCGGCTCGTACGGCCCGTTCGCCCTCGACCCGGCCGACTTCGCCCGCACCTTCCCCGGCTCCACCTCGATCTCCTGGGTAATCGAGCCGGACCTGCGCAGCGTCGCGCCGAGCCGGCTGCCCGAGGTGAAGGAGGCGGTCGCGGTCGCCGCCGTCGAGGTGCCCGAGAAGGCCGGTCTCGGCTCCTCCGCGCAGAGCCTCACCGGCCTGGACCGGCTGATCGACCGGCTCGGCCGGGCCGACCTGGTGGGCCGCTCGGCGCTGCTCACCCCGCTGCTGCTGATCGTGGTGCTCGGCGGCTACGCGCTGGTGCTGGTCGCCGCGCTGCTCAACGAGGACCGGCGGGCGCAGACCGCGCTGCTGCGCGCCCGCGGAGCCGCCCGGGGCCAGCTCGCCAACCTCGCCGTACGCGAGGCGACGCTGGTGGTGCTGCCGGCCGCGCTGCTCGCGCCGCCGCTGGCCGGCGCGGCGCTGCGCGGGATCAGCGGCGGCGAGAGCCCGGGCGGCCTCCGGCTGGACAGCGGCGGTGCCGGGGGCGTCTGGGCGGTCGCTGTCGCCGCGGCGGTGGGCTGCCTGCTCGCCATGGTGCTGCCGGCCCTGCGCCGCGCCGGCAGCTACGTCGCCGACATGGCCGCCCGGTCCCGCCCCACCCGGGCCGCCACCGTGCAGCGGGCCGGGGTGGACCTGGCCCTGGTGCTGCTCGCCCTGCTCGCCTGGACGCAGCTACGGCAGTACTCCTCGCCGCTGGCCGGCGCGGCCGGTCGGCTCGGGATCGACCCGCTGCTCGCCGTCGCGCCCACCCTCGGCGTGCTGGCCGGGGCGGTGCTCGCCCTGCGGCTGCTGCCCCCGGCCACCCGGGTCGCGGAACGGTTCGTCGACCGGCGACCGTGGACGGCGACCATGTTCGGCATGTGGCAGGCGGGCCGCCGCCCGCACGCCGGGCCGGTGCTGCTGCTCGCGCTCGCCGTCGGCGGCAGCACCCTGGCCTGGTCGCTGGTCAGCACCTGGGAGCGGTCGCACACCGACCAGGCCGACCACACCGTCGGGGCCGACCTGCGGGTCGTCGAGCGCGGCGGCGCCGCGCCGGTGGACCGGTCCGCCGGGCTGGCCGCCGTGCCGGGGACCGAGCGGGTGCTGCCGGCCTGGCGGGACGAGGTGCGCCTGGGCCGCGGCGACCTGCCGACCACCGTGCTCGCCCTGGACGCGGCCGCCGCCCCGGACGTGGCCCTGATCGCCGACCGCCTCGCCGAACAGCCCCCGAACGAGCTGCTCGGCCGGCTGGCCCGGGACCGCGGCGCGCCGGCCGGTGTCCCGCTGCCCGCCGACGCCCGGCAGCTCACCGGCACCCTCCGCACCCCGGTACGCGAGCCGGTGATCGGCCAGCGGATCCAGGTGTCGGTGCTGCTCACCCGGGCCGACGGACTTGCCCTGGCGCTGCCGCTGGCCACCACCGACTCCCTGGTCGACCGGCCGGTGCCCTTCGCGGTCGACCTGCCCGCCGGTGCCGCCTGGCGAGTGGCCGGCTTCCAGGCCGACGCCGGCGACGCGGCGGCCCGCGGCTACGGCCTGCGGGTCGACGGGCTGCGGGTGACCGACGCGGCGGGCAGCGCCCAGCCGGTCGCGCTGACCGGCGAGTGGTCGATGGTCGACGCGGTCGGCGAGGCGCCGGTGGCGACGAGCGCCGTCACTCCCGGCGGGGTGGACGCCGACTACACCATCACGCTGACCGAGGGCGGCCGCTTCGCCCGGCAGCCGACGGTCCGCTTCGCCGTCGTACCGGCGGGGCCGAACACGCCGGTGCCGGCGCTGGTCACCCCGCAGGTGCTGACCGCGCTGAACGTCCGGCCCGGCGACGTCGTGCCGCTCGCCCTCTCCGGGGCGTCCGTGCCGGTGCGGGTGGTCGGCGAACTGGACGCGGTGCCGGGCGCCGTCGAGGCCGGCGGCGCGATGCTGATCGACCTGCCCGCCGCCACGGACTGGCTGGTCCGGCAGCGGGCCACCGTCCGGCCGGTGCCGGAGTGGTGGCTGCGCACCGACGCCGGTCAGCACGCCGCCGCGGCGGCGGCGATCCGGGAGCTGCCCGGGGTGACCGTCCTCGACCGGCGGGCCGCCGCCGCGGAGGCCGCCCGGGACCCGTACTGGCGGGGCGCGCGGACCGGGCTGCTCGCCGCGGCCCTCGGGTCGGTGCTGCTCGCCCTGGTCGGCCTCGCCGTGGACGTGTGGGCCACCGCCCGGCACCGGCTCGGCGAGTTCGCGGTCCTGCACACCCTCGGCGCCGGGCCACCCCTGCTGGCCCGCGCGCTGCTGGCCGAGCAGACCTTCCTGGCCGGCATCGGGGTCGCCGTCGGCCTGCTGGTCGGGGCGGGAGTGGGCGCCACCATGGCCCCGCTGGTGATCCTCACCCCGAGCGCCGGCCGGCCCGTGCCGGAGGCGGCCTTCACCCTGCCCTGGACGCCGATCGGCCTGACCGCGCTGGGGCTGCTGCTGGCCGCGCTGGCGTTCAGCGCCGTCCTGACCACCGGCATCCGGCAACGCGTCGCGGCCGCCCGGCTGCGGATCGGGGGAGAACGATGA
- a CDS encoding FtsX-like permease family protein, whose translation MSVLAVLHRVRAYGGHFLLLAVLALVTALLVTGMPRIADRLSGQGLREQLADLPGPRRDLLYTRPAQPQPAPGVAATQRATLDSLAGQMPAPVREVVDERWYVADTEFGRLTGPELTDKGLIDLSLRTMTGLRESATLVDGRWPGEGADRAAPVETVLAEPVARQLGLRAGSRLHLALHAPDGREYAATTVAVVGLFRPVDAESGAWDALPLALLLTPPVGDGQPFQMVGLTDDAGFDDRAAAGWAVGFSWRYRMNPERLTPGRLDAVVDGVAQLDRERPAGLLLAQGADIPLRQYAHSLAAARTLLTVIAAGVLATLAGLTVLAARLAVRRRRDEYLLLRARGGSTTAVVRRGLAESLLVVPVAAVAGWLLGGLLPADPLGAGTPDAASRLTVAAAVLATLALPVAVLTGQRVGGGRGDLLRARGGAGRLTVEVTVVGLAALAAFLLRRRGLALGDEVDPLLVSVPVLLAIAAALLALRAYPWPLRLFSRLAARARGAVAFLGTARAGRAGVAGPLVVVVLAVATAAFCGVLAVGIEDGRDRAVTRTVPADALVSGDRFAPDTATELAGLPGIRAVTPVLATPGQRLYADSDGSPGGAGEAYVLLVEPAGFAEVARRSGLDLAVSAALRAGGDVATALPALVSPDFAAALADAELADGAGRRPGWVDVQGNRLPFRVAGTAEEFPLIPGGTGRFLVLPWPGLPANAPHPLAPTGFLLAAGDATVDPAALGRVAEEGQTRYQTSGAVTGGKRPLPPQVTTWAAERERLGGSGVNGLLVFGFATGAAGGGVLGLLALAFAVLAGARGRAQVLSRLRTMGLSRRQWRGLLLVELAPLVVVSVLTGAVVGALLPVLLNPVLGLSAFTGGAPVTVRFEPGLVVGVLGLALLALAFAVAVEAVNNRRMRLGEVLRLGEES comes from the coding sequence ATGAGCGTCCTGGCCGTGCTGCACCGGGTGCGCGCGTACGGGGGGCACTTCCTGCTCCTCGCCGTGCTGGCGCTGGTCACCGCGCTGCTGGTCACCGGGATGCCGCGGATCGCGGACCGGCTCTCCGGCCAGGGGTTGCGCGAGCAGTTGGCCGACCTGCCCGGACCCCGGCGCGACCTGCTCTACACCCGGCCCGCGCAGCCGCAGCCGGCACCGGGGGTGGCGGCCACCCAGCGGGCCACCCTGGACTCGCTGGCGGGGCAGATGCCCGCGCCGGTGCGCGAGGTGGTCGACGAGCGCTGGTACGTCGCCGACACCGAGTTCGGCCGGCTGACCGGGCCGGAACTCACCGACAAGGGGCTGATCGACCTCAGCCTGCGCACCATGACCGGGCTGCGGGAGTCGGCCACCCTGGTCGACGGCCGCTGGCCGGGCGAGGGGGCGGACCGCGCCGCGCCGGTGGAGACCGTGCTCGCCGAACCGGTCGCCCGGCAGCTCGGCCTGCGCGCCGGCAGCCGGCTGCACCTGGCGCTGCACGCCCCCGACGGCCGGGAGTACGCCGCCACGACCGTCGCGGTGGTCGGCCTGTTCCGGCCCGTCGACGCCGAGAGCGGCGCCTGGGACGCGCTCCCCTTGGCGCTGCTGCTCACCCCACCGGTCGGCGACGGTCAGCCCTTCCAGATGGTGGGGCTGACCGACGACGCCGGCTTCGACGATCGGGCGGCGGCCGGCTGGGCGGTCGGCTTCAGCTGGCGCTACCGGATGAATCCCGAGCGGCTCACCCCGGGTCGCCTCGACGCGGTGGTCGACGGCGTCGCCCAACTGGACCGTGAGCGCCCCGCCGGGCTGCTGCTCGCCCAGGGCGCCGACATCCCATTGCGGCAGTACGCGCACTCGCTCGCCGCCGCCCGTACGCTGCTGACCGTCATCGCCGCCGGGGTGCTCGCCACCCTCGCCGGCCTCACCGTGCTCGCCGCCCGGCTGGCGGTGCGCCGCCGCCGCGACGAGTACCTGCTGCTGCGTGCCCGGGGCGGCTCGACCACCGCCGTGGTCCGGCGCGGCCTGGCCGAGTCGCTGCTGGTGGTGCCGGTCGCCGCGGTGGCCGGGTGGCTGCTCGGCGGCCTGCTTCCCGCCGACCCGCTGGGCGCCGGCACACCCGACGCGGCGAGCCGGCTGACCGTGGCGGCGGCGGTGCTCGCCACCCTGGCGCTGCCGGTGGCGGTGCTGACCGGCCAGCGGGTCGGCGGTGGTCGGGGGGACCTGCTGCGCGCCCGGGGTGGCGCGGGCCGGCTCACCGTCGAGGTCACCGTGGTCGGCCTGGCGGCGCTCGCCGCGTTCCTACTGCGCCGCCGGGGACTCGCCCTCGGCGACGAGGTGGACCCGCTGCTGGTGTCGGTGCCGGTGCTGCTCGCGATCGCCGCCGCGCTGCTGGCGCTGCGCGCGTACCCGTGGCCGTTGCGGCTGTTCAGCCGGCTGGCCGCGCGGGCGCGCGGCGCGGTCGCCTTCCTCGGCACCGCCCGCGCCGGTCGGGCCGGGGTGGCCGGGCCGCTGGTGGTGGTCGTGCTGGCGGTCGCCACGGCGGCCTTCTGCGGGGTGCTCGCCGTCGGCATCGAGGACGGGCGGGACCGGGCGGTCACCCGAACGGTGCCGGCCGACGCCCTGGTCAGCGGCGACCGGTTCGCCCCGGACACGGCGACCGAGCTGGCCGGACTCCCCGGGATCCGGGCGGTCACCCCCGTGCTGGCCACCCCCGGCCAGCGGCTCTACGCCGACTCCGACGGCAGCCCCGGCGGGGCCGGCGAGGCGTACGTGCTGCTGGTGGAGCCCGCCGGTTTCGCGGAGGTGGCCCGGCGCTCGGGGCTCGACCTGGCGGTGTCCGCCGCGCTGCGGGCCGGCGGGGACGTCGCGACGGCGCTGCCCGCGCTGGTGTCGCCGGACTTCGCCGCCGCCCTCGCCGACGCGGAACTCGCCGACGGCGCGGGTCGCCGGCCCGGCTGGGTGGACGTGCAGGGCAACCGGCTGCCGTTCCGGGTCGCCGGCACGGCGGAGGAGTTCCCGCTGATCCCGGGCGGGACCGGACGGTTCCTGGTGCTGCCCTGGCCGGGGCTGCCCGCCAACGCCCCGCATCCGCTCGCGCCGACCGGGTTCCTGCTCGCCGCGGGGGACGCCACCGTCGACCCGGCGGCGCTCGGGCGGGTCGCCGAGGAGGGACAGACCCGCTACCAGACCAGCGGCGCGGTGACCGGCGGGAAGCGACCGCTGCCCCCGCAGGTGACGACCTGGGCGGCCGAGCGGGAGCGGCTGGGCGGCAGCGGGGTCAACGGGCTGCTCGTCTTCGGCTTCGCCACCGGCGCGGCCGGCGGCGGCGTCCTGGGCCTGCTCGCGCTGGCGTTCGCGGTGCTCGCGGGCGCCCGCGGTCGGGCGCAGGTGCTGTCCCGGCTGCGCACGATGGGGCTGTCCCGCCGGCAGTGGCGGGGCCTGCTGCTGGTGGAACTCGCCCCGCTGGTGGTGGTCTCGGTGCTGACCGGCGCCGTGGTGGGCGCCCTGCTGCCGGTGCTGCTGAACCCGGTGCTGGGGCTGTCCGCGTTCACCGGCGGGGCGCCGGTGACGGTGCGTTTCGAACCCGGCCTGGTGGTCGGGGTGCTCGGGCTGGCCCTGCTGGCGCTGGCCTTCGCCGTCGCGGTCGAGGCCGTGAACAACCGTCGGATGCGCCTCGGCGAGGTGCTCCGGCTCGGAGAGGAGAGCTGA
- a CDS encoding GNAT family N-acetyltransferase yields MSDVIFREAVRADLPAVIALLADDVLGKARDFTEVDEAYERAFADITADLRNHLIVADEAGELVGCMQITYIPGLGRHGAERSLIESVRVRSDLRGRGLGRRMMEWAVDQARQRGCALVQLTTDKTRADAHRFYRSLGFVASHEGMKLPL; encoded by the coding sequence ATGAGTGACGTGATCTTCCGGGAGGCGGTCCGGGCGGACCTGCCCGCCGTCATCGCCCTGCTCGCCGACGACGTGCTCGGCAAGGCACGGGACTTCACCGAGGTCGACGAGGCGTACGAGCGGGCCTTCGCCGACATCACCGCCGACCTGCGCAACCACCTGATCGTCGCCGACGAGGCGGGCGAGCTGGTGGGCTGCATGCAGATCACGTACATCCCGGGGCTGGGCCGGCACGGCGCCGAGCGCTCCCTGATCGAGTCGGTACGGGTCCGCTCCGACCTGCGCGGGCGGGGGCTGGGCCGGCGGATGATGGAGTGGGCGGTCGACCAGGCCCGGCAGCGGGGTTGCGCCCTGGTCCAGCTCACCACCGACAAGACCCGCGCCGACGCCCACCGCTTCTACCGCAGCCTGGGCTTCGTCGCCAGCCACGAGGGCATGAAACTCCCCCTCTGA
- a CDS encoding helix-turn-helix transcriptional regulator gives MELVGAHEIRVMLGNISKQRVYVITSHRNFPEPVADLMQGKVWRKSDVEQWIKQHRPDLATD, from the coding sequence ATGGAGCTGGTGGGAGCGCACGAGATCCGCGTGATGCTGGGCAACATCAGTAAGCAGCGCGTTTACGTGATCACCAGTCACCGCAACTTCCCGGAGCCGGTCGCTGACCTGATGCAGGGCAAGGTCTGGCGGAAGTCCGACGTGGAGCAGTGGATCAAGCAACACCGGCCGGACCTGGCCACCGACTGA
- a CDS encoding ABC transporter ATP-binding protein: protein MSEQLSAGRAGATALVDEVVRVEGVSRTFGRGEHAVHAVRDVSFVAGRGELVAVRGRSGAGKTTLLNLVGGLDRPDSGRVRVAGHDVTAAGEAELLRLRRGTVGFVFQTFGLVPILSAAENVGVPLRLARVPAAEREERVAVLLELVGLGGHAAQRPYELSGGQQQRVAVARALANEPALLIADEPTGQLDSETGRSIMDLLRAVVHARGMTALVATHDPALIELADRTLTLRDGHLVDA, encoded by the coding sequence ATGAGCGAGCAGCTTTCCGCCGGCCGGGCCGGTGCCACGGCCCTCGTCGACGAGGTGGTCCGGGTGGAGGGGGTGAGCCGGACCTTCGGCCGGGGTGAGCACGCCGTGCACGCGGTGCGCGACGTCTCCTTCGTGGCCGGCCGGGGTGAGCTGGTGGCCGTCCGGGGCCGCTCGGGCGCCGGCAAGACCACCCTGCTGAACCTGGTCGGCGGGCTGGACCGGCCGGACAGTGGCCGGGTGCGGGTGGCCGGGCACGACGTGACCGCCGCCGGTGAGGCCGAGCTGCTGCGGCTGCGCCGGGGCACGGTGGGCTTCGTGTTCCAGACCTTCGGGCTGGTGCCGATCCTCTCCGCCGCGGAGAACGTCGGCGTGCCGCTGCGGCTGGCCCGGGTGCCGGCGGCGGAACGGGAGGAGCGGGTGGCCGTGCTGCTGGAGCTGGTCGGGCTGGGCGGGCACGCCGCGCAGCGGCCGTACGAGCTCTCCGGCGGCCAGCAGCAGCGGGTGGCGGTCGCCCGGGCCCTAGCCAACGAGCCGGCCCTGCTGATCGCCGACGAGCCGACCGGCCAGCTCGACTCGGAGACCGGGCGCTCCATCATGGACCTGCTGCGCGCCGTGGTGCACGCCCGGGGCATGACGGCCCTGGTCGCCACGCACGACCCGGCCCTCATCGAGCTGGCCGACCGCACCCTCACCCTGCGCGACGGCCACCTGGTGGACGCCTGA
- a CDS encoding alpha/beta hydrolase, producing the protein MTPTAHLVRRVRLTLAGLAAAALLAAGCTLPALAPRTETQGGAAAPGSAPTWRDCPDVAEDLVGRGAPGMRYECAKIAVPRNWGTGGGATAGPGGGETFEISLLRARSSKQRNRIGSLVINPGGPGGSGVDTAVYLSFGQAFGGLPASITDRFDIVGFDPRGVARSSPLKCISDADLDTSFGFDPDPASQELFDDYVALNRKIGTGCGDKYGDQLPLYGTEQAARDVDAVRAAVGDEKLTYLGYSYGTLLGATYAQLYPQRVRALVLDGAVDPQQKLIAGSESQAKGFERAFGNFTRWCAANAGRCPIAPDARAAVTAAIDKAKVSPVRGAGGREATSGWVFYAVISSLYTESGWEELGRAIDKLEGGDPADVFRLADTYAGREEDGHYSNLFDANLTINCADETEKPSLEQIRQLQSQWRQKYPLFGPALAVGMLGCAQWPGQRDPYPTGKAVGAPPILVVGTTGDPATPYEQTPRLASMLGVGRVLTWEGEGHTAYPQTTCITNAVDAYLISLTVPREGLRCPAR; encoded by the coding sequence GTGACCCCCACTGCCCACCTCGTCCGCCGGGTCCGGCTCACCCTCGCCGGGCTCGCTGCGGCGGCGCTGCTCGCCGCCGGGTGCACGCTGCCGGCCCTCGCGCCGCGCACCGAGACGCAGGGCGGGGCCGCGGCGCCGGGCAGCGCCCCGACCTGGCGGGACTGCCCGGACGTCGCGGAGGACCTGGTGGGGCGCGGCGCGCCGGGGATGCGGTACGAGTGCGCGAAGATCGCCGTACCGCGCAACTGGGGCACCGGCGGCGGCGCGACCGCCGGCCCGGGCGGCGGGGAGACGTTCGAGATCTCGCTGCTGCGGGCCCGCTCGTCGAAGCAGCGGAACCGGATCGGCTCCCTCGTGATCAACCCGGGCGGGCCGGGCGGGTCCGGCGTGGACACCGCCGTCTACCTCTCCTTCGGGCAGGCGTTCGGCGGGCTGCCCGCCTCGATCACCGACCGGTTCGACATCGTCGGGTTCGACCCCCGCGGGGTGGCCCGGTCCAGCCCGCTCAAGTGCATCTCCGACGCCGACCTGGACACCAGCTTCGGCTTCGACCCCGACCCGGCCAGCCAGGAGTTGTTCGACGACTACGTCGCGCTGAACCGGAAGATCGGCACCGGCTGCGGCGACAAGTACGGCGACCAGTTGCCGCTCTACGGCACCGAGCAGGCCGCCCGGGACGTGGACGCGGTACGCGCGGCGGTCGGCGACGAGAAGCTGACCTACCTGGGCTACTCGTACGGCACCCTGCTCGGCGCCACGTACGCACAGCTCTACCCGCAGCGGGTGCGCGCGCTGGTGCTCGACGGCGCGGTCGACCCGCAGCAGAAGCTGATAGCCGGCTCGGAAAGTCAGGCCAAGGGGTTCGAGCGTGCGTTCGGCAACTTCACCCGCTGGTGCGCGGCCAACGCCGGCCGCTGCCCGATCGCGCCGGACGCCCGGGCGGCGGTGACCGCCGCGATCGACAAGGCGAAGGTCTCGCCGGTGCGCGGCGCCGGCGGCCGGGAGGCCACCTCGGGCTGGGTCTTCTACGCGGTCATCTCCTCGCTCTACACGGAGTCGGGCTGGGAGGAACTGGGCCGGGCGATCGACAAGCTCGAGGGCGGCGACCCGGCCGACGTGTTCCGGCTCGCCGACACGTACGCCGGCCGGGAGGAGGACGGGCACTACTCGAACCTCTTCGACGCCAACCTGACCATCAACTGCGCCGACGAGACGGAGAAGCCGAGCCTGGAGCAGATCCGGCAGTTGCAGTCGCAGTGGCGGCAGAAGTACCCGCTGTTCGGGCCGGCCCTGGCGGTCGGAATGCTGGGCTGCGCCCAGTGGCCGGGGCAGCGGGATCCGTACCCGACCGGCAAGGCCGTCGGCGCGCCGCCGATCCTGGTGGTCGGCACCACCGGCGACCCGGCCACCCCGTACGAGCAGACGCCGCGGCTGGCCTCGATGCTGGGCGTGGGGCGGGTGCTGACCTGGGAGGGCGAGGGGCACACCGCCTACCCGCAGACGACCTGCATCACGAACGCGGTGGACGCTTACCTGATCTCCTTGACCGTTCCCAGAGAGGGGCTGCGCTGTCCGGCGCGTTGA
- a CDS encoding potassium channel family protein, giving the protein MEPLLLPFRWIYRGLVWFANSPRTLIISYLLMIVVAGVIYGQVENASAADAVWWAVVTASTVGYGDISPTTWAGRFLAALLISTMVLLVIPLITAHFASRLIVDDDAFEHDEQEELKNDVRRMRALLEELATRQGIEVPHPEPRQPLNAPDSAAPLWERSRRSGKRPPRS; this is encoded by the coding sequence ATGGAGCCCCTGCTGCTGCCCTTCCGGTGGATCTACCGGGGACTGGTCTGGTTCGCCAACTCGCCGCGGACGCTGATCATCTCGTACCTGCTGATGATCGTGGTGGCCGGCGTCATCTACGGCCAGGTGGAGAACGCCAGCGCCGCCGACGCCGTCTGGTGGGCTGTCGTCACCGCCTCCACCGTCGGGTACGGCGACATCTCACCGACCACCTGGGCGGGGCGTTTCCTCGCCGCGCTGCTCATCTCGACGATGGTGCTGCTGGTCATCCCGCTGATCACCGCGCACTTCGCCAGCCGCCTCATCGTCGACGACGACGCCTTCGAACACGACGAGCAGGAGGAGTTGAAGAACGACGTTCGCCGGATGCGGGCCCTGCTGGAGGAGTTGGCCACGCGGCAGGGCATCGAGGTGCCCCACCCGGAGCCGCGTCAGCCGCTCAACGCGCCGGACAGCGCAGCCCCTCTCTGGGAACGGTCAAGGAGATCAGGTAAGCGTCCACCGCGTTCGTGA
- a CDS encoding ABC transporter ATP-binding protein yields MTATAETSAVPDLAALQRRAAQRAAERAGGQDRLRGHIVCDGLVRIFKTEGVEVVALQGLDLVIDRGELVAIVGASGSGKSTLLNILSGLDTPTAGIARVADYDLLALSNRRRLSYRRDVVGFVWQQTGRNLLPYLTARENVELPMKLAGRAGGGRARRRRAEELLDLVGVGYCADRRPGQLSGGEQQRCAVAVAVANDPEVLFADEPTGELDEATGAEVFAALRTINAELGVTIVVVTHDQAVATQVRRTVAIRDGRTSSEVRRTARIGADGSTELVSEEYAVLDRAGRMQLPASFVDALALRDRVRLNLEPDHVEVRPGDRTPEPNGSDA; encoded by the coding sequence ATGACCGCTACCGCCGAGACGTCCGCCGTACCGGATCTCGCCGCGTTGCAGCGGCGGGCCGCGCAGCGCGCGGCCGAGCGGGCCGGCGGGCAGGACCGCCTGCGCGGGCACATCGTCTGCGACGGCCTGGTCCGCATCTTCAAGACCGAGGGGGTGGAGGTGGTCGCCCTGCAGGGGCTCGACCTGGTCATCGACCGGGGCGAGCTGGTGGCGATCGTCGGCGCGTCCGGCTCCGGGAAGTCGACGCTGCTCAACATCCTGTCCGGGCTGGACACGCCGACCGCCGGGATCGCCCGGGTCGCCGACTACGACCTGCTCGCCCTCTCCAACCGGCGACGGTTGAGCTACCGGCGGGACGTGGTCGGCTTCGTCTGGCAGCAGACCGGCCGGAACCTGCTGCCGTACCTGACCGCGCGGGAGAACGTCGAGCTGCCGATGAAGCTGGCCGGCCGGGCCGGCGGCGGGCGGGCCCGGCGGCGGCGGGCCGAGGAGCTGCTGGACCTGGTCGGGGTGGGCTACTGCGCCGACCGGCGCCCCGGCCAGCTCAGCGGCGGTGAACAGCAGCGCTGCGCGGTGGCGGTGGCGGTGGCCAACGACCCGGAGGTGCTCTTCGCCGACGAGCCGACCGGTGAGCTCGACGAGGCCACCGGTGCGGAGGTCTTCGCCGCGCTGCGCACCATCAACGCGGAGCTGGGCGTGACGATCGTGGTGGTCACCCACGACCAGGCCGTGGCCACCCAGGTCCGCCGGACCGTCGCGATCCGCGACGGCCGGACCTCCTCCGAGGTACGCCGGACGGCGCGGATCGGCGCCGACGGCAGCACCGAGCTGGTCAGCGAGGAGTACGCCGTGCTCGACCGGGCCGGCCGGATGCAGCTGCCGGCGTCCTTCGTCGACGCGTTGGCGCTGCGCGACCGGGTCCGCCTCAACCTCGAACCGGACCACGTCGAGGTCCGCCCCGGCGACCGCACGCCGGAACCGAACGGGAGTGACGCATGA